A stretch of the Arachis stenosperma cultivar V10309 chromosome 6, arast.V10309.gnm1.PFL2, whole genome shotgun sequence genome encodes the following:
- the LOC130933996 gene encoding uncharacterized protein LOC130933996, with protein MQNQDAAIKKLETQIELLFKQTPGHNNCSNINSIPREECQDITLRSGKELKETHKKPPEKELDEENKGHEESHTSIPKSHQEREVPNSCLSKAPYPQQLQLKKKGEDNQFSRFLEIFKKLQINIPFAEAIEQMPLYAKFLKEFMTKKKSWKNNETVVLTEEYSAIIQHKLPQKLKDPRSFQIPCIIGEITVEKALCDLGASINLMSLVMMKKMKIEEAKPTRMALQLADRSFKFPHGVVEDLLVKVGDFIFPADFVVLDMEEGAKTSIILGRPFLATARAIIDVQKGELVLRLHEEKMTFNVFKAMRYPHDSLGECMRLDSVEALVQETLEEELEASTEEELPTSEEAAAAEIHVQGGLEEKEERKEAPKLELKALPTTLKYAYLGENKSYPVIINSALSQEQE; from the coding sequence ATGCAGAATCAAGATGCTGCCATCAAGAAACTGGAAACACAGATTGAATTATTATTCAAGCAAACCCCTGGGCACAATAATTGCAGCAATATTAACTCAATACCAAGGGAAGAATGTCAGGACATCACCCTCAGGAGTGGGAAGGAATTGAAGGAGACCCACAAGAAACCACCAGAGAAGGAATTGGATGAAGAAAACAAGGGACATGAGGAATCTCACACCTCAATCCCCAAGTCACATCAAGAAAGAGAAGTGCCCAATTCATGCCTCTCAAAGGCCCCATACCCACAGCAGTTGCAATTAAAGAAGAAGGGAGAGGACAACCAATTCTCAAGATTCTTGGAGATCTTCAAGAAATTACAAATAAACATACCCTTTGCTGAAGCAATCgagcaaatgccactctatgccaagttcttgaaggagttTATGACCAAAAAGAAAAGCTGGAAGAATAATGAGACTGTGGTACTTACAGAAGAATACAGCGCCATCATCCAACATAAATTGCCTCAAAAATTGAAGGATCCTAGGAGTTTCcaaatcccttgtatcattggaGAAATCACTGTGGAAAAGGCTTTATGTGATCTAGGAGCCAGCATAAATCTAATGTCTCTAGTAATGATGAAAAAGATGAAGATTGAAgaagccaaaccaacaagaatggccctcCAACTAGCAGACAGGTCATTCAAATTTCCCCATGGGGTAGTAGAAGACTTgttggtgaaggtgggagaCTTCATTTTTCCAGCAGATTTCGTAGTACTAGACATGGAAGAAGGAGCTAAAACCTCCATCATCCTGGGGAGGCCATTTTTAGCCACTGCCAGAGCCAttattgatgtccaaaagggtgaacttGTCCTCAGATTACACGAGGAAAAAATGACATTTAATGTGTTTAAGGCCATGAGATACCCACATGACTCATTGGGAGAATGTATGAGGTTGGACTCAGTAGAAGCTTTGGTACAAGAAACTCTTGAAGAAGAGCTTGAAGCATCAACAGAAGAGGAGTTACCAACAAGCGAAGAAGCTGCAGCCGCTGAAATACATGTTCAAGGTGGGCtagaagagaaggaagaaagaaaagaagcaccCAAATTGGAGCTTAAAGCACTTCCAACCActctcaagtatgcatacttgggaGAAAATAAAAGCTATCCAGTAATCATAAATTCAGCTCTCA